In one Accipiter gentilis chromosome 4, bAccGen1.1, whole genome shotgun sequence genomic region, the following are encoded:
- the GORASP1 gene encoding Golgi reassembly-stacking protein 1 isoform X1 — MGLGSSSQVPDGGAEGFHVHGVQENSPAQQGGLEPFFDFIIAIGHTRLNKENNMLKDLLKANAEKAVKLEVYNIKTMKIREVEVIPSNMWGGQGLLGASVRFCSFQGANEHVWHVLDVEPASPAALAGLQPYTDYIVGSDQILQESEDFFSLIESHEGKPLKLMVYNTEADSIREVVVTPNGAWGGEGSLGCGIGYGYLHRIPTQSIISKKKPESKPPSPLPEAGTPVPSANGYTETPLLAPTSQSDNSEIVMNLDHSTDQEMSGYSPESSLSPPPPLQRVMDPGFLDMSGISFPELTNFTKVSNVSSSASFNMPAADALVGTEKLMLNNDAPAYFENATALGPEDVTMHSEGSVKQPELDDLLPSIPSLPSFALPNEISSKTTLGTDPNNQETKLLLNSIESSLSTTPVKPDDEAACEQKEEAAAQDCE; from the exons ATGGGGCTGGGCTCCAGCTCCCAGGTCCCCGACGGCGGCGCCGAGGGCTTCCACGTACACGGG GTTCAAGAAAACTCCCCAGCTCAACAAGGAGGACTGGAACCTTTCTTTGATTTTATCATTGCCATAGGACACACTAGGCTT aataaagaaaacaacatgTTGAAAGATCTGCTGAAGGCAAATGCTGAAAAAGCAGTGAAGCTGGAGGTGTATAATatcaaaacaatgaaaataagagaGGTGGAGGTGATACCCAGTAATATGTGGGGAGGACAAGGTCTTCTTGGAGCCAGCGTGAGGTTCTGCAGTTTCCAGGGAGCCAATGAACATGTGTGGCATGTTTTG GATGTTGAACCTGCATCTCCTGCAGCTCTAGCTGGTCTCCAGCCATACACTGACTACATTGTTGGATCTGATCAGATTCTTCAGGAG tcagAGGATTTCTTTTCACTGATTGAATCCCATGAGGGGAAGCCGCTGAAGCTGATGGTTTATAACACTGAAGCAGATTCCATTCGAGAGGTAGTTGTGACTCCCAATGGAGCCTGGGGTGGAGAAGGAAG TTTAGGATGTGGTATTGGGTATGGCTATTTGCACAGAATTCCAACACAGTCTATAATATCGAAGAAGAAGCCAGAAAGCAAACCACCTTCACCCCTACCAGAAGCTGGAACTCCTGTACCATCTGCTAATGGTTACACAGAG ACTCCATTATTGGCACCTACTTCTCAGAGTGACAACTCTGAAATAGTTATGAACTTGGATCATTCCACAGATCAAGAAATGAGTGGTTATTCACCAGAAagctccctttctcctcctcctcctctccagagaGTCATGGATCCAG GATTTCTAGACATGTCTGGTATTTCATTTCCTGAACTCACTAACTTCACAAAAGTATCCAACGTgtcttcctctgcctccttcaACATGCCAGCAGCAGATGCTTTAGTAGGCACTGAAAAGTTAATGTTGAACAATGACGCTCCTGCTTATTTTG AAAATGCCACAGCTTTGGGCCCTGAAGATGTAACCATGCATTCTGAAGGCTCAGTCAAGCAGCCCGAGTTGGACGACCTACTGCCTTCAATTCCATCTTTACCTTCTTTTGCTCTTCCTAATGAAATTTCTTCAAAAACGACACTAGGAACTGATCCCAATAACCAAGAAACAAAGCTGCTCTTAAACAGTATTGAGAGCTCATTATCCACTACTCCGGTGAAACCAGATGATGAAGCAGCATGTGAACAGAAAGAGGAAGCAGCTGCACAAGATTGTGAGTGA
- the GORASP1 gene encoding Golgi reassembly-stacking protein 1 isoform X2 yields the protein MLKDLLKANAEKAVKLEVYNIKTMKIREVEVIPSNMWGGQGLLGASVRFCSFQGANEHVWHVLDVEPASPAALAGLQPYTDYIVGSDQILQESEDFFSLIESHEGKPLKLMVYNTEADSIREVVVTPNGAWGGEGSLGCGIGYGYLHRIPTQSIISKKKPESKPPSPLPEAGTPVPSANGYTETPLLAPTSQSDNSEIVMNLDHSTDQEMSGYSPESSLSPPPPLQRVMDPGFLDMSGISFPELTNFTKVSNVSSSASFNMPAADALVGTEKLMLNNDAPAYFENATALGPEDVTMHSEGSVKQPELDDLLPSIPSLPSFALPNEISSKTTLGTDPNNQETKLLLNSIESSLSTTPVKPDDEAACEQKEEAAAQDCE from the exons atgTTGAAAGATCTGCTGAAGGCAAATGCTGAAAAAGCAGTGAAGCTGGAGGTGTATAATatcaaaacaatgaaaataagagaGGTGGAGGTGATACCCAGTAATATGTGGGGAGGACAAGGTCTTCTTGGAGCCAGCGTGAGGTTCTGCAGTTTCCAGGGAGCCAATGAACATGTGTGGCATGTTTTG GATGTTGAACCTGCATCTCCTGCAGCTCTAGCTGGTCTCCAGCCATACACTGACTACATTGTTGGATCTGATCAGATTCTTCAGGAG tcagAGGATTTCTTTTCACTGATTGAATCCCATGAGGGGAAGCCGCTGAAGCTGATGGTTTATAACACTGAAGCAGATTCCATTCGAGAGGTAGTTGTGACTCCCAATGGAGCCTGGGGTGGAGAAGGAAG TTTAGGATGTGGTATTGGGTATGGCTATTTGCACAGAATTCCAACACAGTCTATAATATCGAAGAAGAAGCCAGAAAGCAAACCACCTTCACCCCTACCAGAAGCTGGAACTCCTGTACCATCTGCTAATGGTTACACAGAG ACTCCATTATTGGCACCTACTTCTCAGAGTGACAACTCTGAAATAGTTATGAACTTGGATCATTCCACAGATCAAGAAATGAGTGGTTATTCACCAGAAagctccctttctcctcctcctcctctccagagaGTCATGGATCCAG GATTTCTAGACATGTCTGGTATTTCATTTCCTGAACTCACTAACTTCACAAAAGTATCCAACGTgtcttcctctgcctccttcaACATGCCAGCAGCAGATGCTTTAGTAGGCACTGAAAAGTTAATGTTGAACAATGACGCTCCTGCTTATTTTG AAAATGCCACAGCTTTGGGCCCTGAAGATGTAACCATGCATTCTGAAGGCTCAGTCAAGCAGCCCGAGTTGGACGACCTACTGCCTTCAATTCCATCTTTACCTTCTTTTGCTCTTCCTAATGAAATTTCTTCAAAAACGACACTAGGAACTGATCCCAATAACCAAGAAACAAAGCTGCTCTTAAACAGTATTGAGAGCTCATTATCCACTACTCCGGTGAAACCAGATGATGAAGCAGCATGTGAACAGAAAGAGGAAGCAGCTGCACAAGATTGTGAGTGA